GGCGAGGAGGATCTCGTCGTCGGCATCTCCTGGACCAACTACGCTCAGCCCCGCTGGGCAAAGGCAGATGGGCCGGCGATCATCGAGGCGGTCGAGGCCGCCGGCGGAACGGTGATCGAGACCGACGCCAACGACTCGTCGGAGCAGCAGCTCGCGGACGTCGACAGCCTGATCAACCAGGGTGCCGATGTGCTGATCCTCCTCGCGAAGGACGCCGAAGCGATCCTGCCGGCAGTTACGAGGGCGACGGAGGCGGGCATCCCCGTGATCGGGTATGACCGGCTGATCGAGGACGAGAACGCGTTCTACATCACGTTCAACAACGAGCAGGTCGGAACGATCATGGCGGAGGAGATCACCGCCGTGGTGCCCGAGGGCAACTACGCGATCGTCAAGGGGCACTCCGCCGACCCGAACGCCGACTTCCTGCGCGGAGGGATGACCCCGATCCTCGATCAGTTCCCGGGCATCGACATCGTCTGTGAGGACTACAACGACGACTGGGCCACGGAGAACGCGCTCGCCATGATGGAGGCCTGCTTGGCCGCGAACAACAATGAGATCGACGGGGTCATCTCCGAGAACGACAGCATGGCGACCGGTGTCGTCGCCGCGCTCGACGCGGTGGGTCTCGCGGGGACCGTGCCCGTCACAGGCCAGGACG
This Actinomycetota bacterium DNA region includes the following protein-coding sequences:
- a CDS encoding substrate-binding domain-containing protein, coding for GEEDLVVGISWTNYAQPRWAKADGPAIIEAVEAAGGTVIETDANDSSEQQLADVDSLINQGADVLILLAKDAEAILPAVTRATEAGIPVIGYDRLIEDENAFYITFNNEQVGTIMAEEITAVVPEGNYAIVKGHSADPNADFLRGGMTPILDQFPGIDIVCEDYNDDWATENALAMMEACLAANNNEIDGVISENDSMATGVVAALDAVGLAGTVPVTGQDGDDPALNRVALGTQLVSVWKDAFALGQTAGEVAVQLADGVALEDIVAPDDLQDHVAPEAGVEAQPFTTPGGIEVQSIVLKPTPITRDNLNLVIDLGWVTEDIVCAGVEPGTVDVCG